One Vigna unguiculata cultivar IT97K-499-35 chromosome 11, ASM411807v1, whole genome shotgun sequence DNA window includes the following coding sequences:
- the LOC114168988 gene encoding auxin-responsive protein SAUR71-like produces the protein MKQLIRKLSRVGDSSQYTLLRSDSRRPRRAGSLRRHVGVPVGHVPVYVGEEMERFVVSAELLNHPVFVKLLNRSAQEYGYEQKGVLRIPCHVIVFQRVLEALRLGRNSLQDIHDLLTSSQEFS, from the coding sequence ATGAAGCAGCTGATTCGCAAGCTCTCGCGCGTGGGCGACTCCTCGCAGTACACGCTCCTCCGCTCCGACTCCCGGCGGCCGCGCCGCGCCGGGTCCCTCCGCCGGCACGTGGGAGTTCCCGTGGGGCACGTGCCGGTCTACGTGGGCGAGGAGATGGAGCGGTTCGTGGTGAGCGCGGAGCTGCTGAACCACCCGGTTTTCGTGAAGCTCCTGAACCGGTCCGCGCAGGAATACGGGTACGAACAGAAGGGTGTGCTCCGAATACCCTGCCACGTCATCGTGTTCCAGCGAGTTCTGGAAGCGCTTCGACTCGGTCGCAACTCGCTCCAAGACATTCATGACCTCCTTACCTCTTCCCAAGAATTTTCCTAG